A region of the Dysgonomonas mossii genome:
ATTCCAAAATGGAACATCAAGTTGGGGCGGCACTAGAAAGTTACCTTATGCTTTCACGGAACATGGAATTGCGATGCTAGCAGGATTATTAAATACTCAGAAAGCAATTTCGGTTAATATCCAAATAGTTAGGGCTTTTATTATGCTTCGTCAATATGCTTTGGGTTATGCTGAACTAAATCAGAAATTAGAAAACTTCATGTTAGAAACGAATCTACAATTCAATGATATTTACCAAGCACTAACAGAGTTGGCAAGTCAGAAGGAACAAGATGCAAAATCGAGGAAAAGAGTTGGCTATGTAAGAGATAAATAGATATTATAATTTCGATTTAATTAATGGGGTAAAAATGTTCTTTTACCCTTTTTTATGCCATAACCTTTTTATCATCTGATAACAAAGGTCTATTCCAAGAATAAAACGCCAATATCAAGCCTTGCAGGTTTTTTCGGCAATCTCCACCCGTTGGGTAGTATTCCCTCAAAAATATGGTCTATTTTATTCTTTTCACAGGGAAGGGTGTTTATCAGTTGAAAAAGAAATAATATTCAATGAAGTTGTAGATATATACTTCATTCAGTCAATCACCCATTACTTAACTATGGCATTCGATCTGTAATTTATTTATTCCTTAGTAGATGAGTTATGTCTTGACCTCATGACTTAGTGAAGACATTCATTCATGAACCCATGAAGTCAGTATTTATTGGTTGTCTTCTTTATTGGTATCAGTCAAGAGCTAACGTATTCAGTACATAAATTATTGCTGAAGTAAATACATCAATAATTAGTAAATAT
Encoded here:
- a CDS encoding ORF6N domain-containing protein, encoding MELQVIQNRIYEIRGYKVILDKDLAELYEVTTSNLNKAVKRNLDRFPEDFMFQLNNKEFDLIFQNGTSSWGGTRKLPYAFTEHGIAMLAGLLNTQKAISVNIQIVRAFIMLRQYALGYAELNQKLENFMLETNLQFNDIYQALTELASQKEQDAKSRKRVGYVRDK